A single genomic interval of Lacrimispora sphenoides JCM 1415 harbors:
- a CDS encoding acyltransferase: MGLTKREVKYDYLRTLAVFAIIMVHAVPAETLNFKQWLFSAALSPVLLAFVGIYFMLSGLFLLKSGTEDIPGFYWSRFQTIVLPFVCYSGIYYWYFDIYLGVEPLRWQEHLAAFGKGLFTGTIPMTPHLWFMYVIMALYLCAPFLARMMKAMSDRELKLFLALMVVIQGICTYLPALGLDVGEGFQYMIFKGWLIYFVLGYALKRLYGGGSYLPFAVMGIAGFCITMVQKCITPSFTPGIHDLAPTMIAMAAAIFLLFERFGDIKSPAFAKIVGCISRYSYSIYLIHYLVLGQAARGLVEKTFLRHYYVPRIVCETILTFLISLAAAWIIDGTVGRLLKKAVGAVYDSRKKGMRRD, from the coding sequence ATGGGGCTTACAAAGCGGGAAGTGAAATACGATTATTTAAGGACTCTTGCGGTCTTTGCCATCATTATGGTTCATGCGGTTCCGGCAGAGACGCTGAATTTTAAGCAGTGGCTGTTTTCAGCAGCTCTTTCGCCGGTGCTTTTGGCGTTTGTAGGGATTTATTTTATGCTTAGCGGCCTTTTCCTTTTAAAATCCGGAACAGAAGATATTCCGGGATTTTACTGGAGCCGGTTTCAGACAATTGTTCTTCCCTTTGTATGTTACAGCGGGATTTATTACTGGTATTTTGATATTTATCTGGGAGTTGAGCCCCTTCGGTGGCAGGAACATCTGGCAGCTTTTGGAAAGGGACTTTTTACAGGAACCATTCCCATGACGCCCCATCTGTGGTTTATGTATGTAATTATGGCGCTGTATCTTTGCGCGCCTTTTTTGGCCCGTATGATGAAGGCCATGAGCGACAGGGAATTAAAACTGTTTCTTGCACTTATGGTGGTTATCCAGGGAATCTGCACCTATCTTCCGGCTTTGGGCCTGGATGTGGGAGAGGGCTTTCAATATATGATATTTAAAGGCTGGCTCATCTATTTTGTCCTGGGATATGCATTAAAGCGCCTGTACGGCGGCGGCAGCTACCTTCCCTTTGCGGTTATGGGAATCGCCGGCTTTTGCATCACCATGGTTCAAAAATGTATTACGCCATCCTTTACACCGGGAATACACGACTTAGCCCCTACGATGATAGCAATGGCTGCAGCTATTTTTCTGCTATTTGAACGTTTCGGGGACATCAAGTCGCCTGCCTTTGCAAAGATTGTTGGCTGCATAAGCAGGTACAGCTATTCCATCTATTTAATTCATTATCTGGTTCTGGGACAGGCAGCCAGAGGGCTGGTGGAAAAGACGTTCTTAAGACATTATTACGTACCCAGAATCGTTTGTGAGACGATCCTTACGTTTTTGATCTCCCTGGCAGCTGCCTGGATCATTGACGGGACCGTTGGAAGGCTGCTGAAAAAAGCAGTGGGTGCGGTTTATGATAGTAGGAAAAAAGGTATGAGGAGAGATTAA
- a CDS encoding LegC family aminotransferase produces the protein MIPLSVPNLTGNEKKYILDALDSGWISTAGSYVARLELGMASYLNVSGAAAVQSGTAAIHLAMLLSGVKPGQEVIVPTLTFIASVNPAAYIGAVPVFMDCDDSLNIDCDKLEDFLKKECVITSSGLINKSSNRIITAVVVVHVFGNMADMERLKALTGQYGLKLIEDAAEALGTCYNQGTYHGHFAGTIGDFGAYSFNGNKIITTGGGGLLTAKDGRSLEKAKYLAAQAKDDPFHYTHNEVGYNYRMTNLQAALGVGQLECLEDFIRIKENNYEYYDNAITSMENFELLKFNQKARNNRWFYSLFIKNDRMDRNGVIKQLKEKDIETRPIWQLAHTQKMYENCQAYYIEKAPFYWNRVINIPCSTSLLKKDMDYVIQALSYI, from the coding sequence ATGATACCTTTATCGGTTCCCAATCTAACGGGGAACGAAAAAAAATATATATTAGATGCCCTTGACAGCGGCTGGATATCAACAGCAGGCAGCTATGTGGCAAGATTGGAACTGGGCATGGCTTCTTATTTAAATGTCTCCGGCGCGGCGGCCGTTCAAAGCGGAACTGCCGCGATCCATTTAGCCATGCTCTTATCCGGTGTGAAACCGGGACAGGAAGTGATCGTCCCAACCCTTACCTTTATTGCCTCAGTCAATCCAGCTGCCTACATAGGTGCTGTCCCTGTTTTTATGGATTGTGATGACTCTCTGAATATAGATTGTGACAAGCTTGAGGATTTTTTGAAAAAGGAATGCGTCATAACCTCTTCCGGGCTGATCAATAAGAGTTCAAACCGGATCATCACGGCGGTCGTCGTTGTCCATGTTTTTGGAAACATGGCGGATATGGAACGGCTGAAAGCATTGACCGGACAATATGGGCTTAAGCTGATCGAAGATGCTGCGGAAGCATTGGGGACCTGCTACAATCAGGGAACGTACCATGGACATTTTGCAGGAACCATAGGCGATTTCGGAGCCTATTCCTTTAACGGCAATAAGATCATCACCACAGGCGGAGGAGGGCTGCTGACCGCAAAGGATGGCAGGTCCCTGGAAAAAGCCAAGTATCTTGCTGCCCAGGCAAAAGATGATCCCTTCCATTATACTCACAATGAAGTGGGCTATAACTACCGCATGACCAACTTACAGGCAGCCCTTGGAGTCGGCCAGCTGGAATGCCTGGAGGACTTTATCCGGATCAAGGAAAACAATTATGAGTACTACGACAATGCCATAACATCAATGGAAAACTTTGAGCTGCTTAAGTTTAACCAGAAGGCGAGAAACAACCGGTGGTTTTATTCCCTGTTCATAAAAAACGACAGAATGGACCGGAATGGAGTCATAAAGCAGCTAAAGGAAAAGGATATTGAAACAAGGCCTATCTGGCAGCTCGCCCATACCCAGAAGATGTATGAAAACTGTCAGGCGTATTATATCGAAAAGGCTCCGTTTTACTGGAACCGGGTCATCAATATTCCCTGCAGCACCAGTCTTTTAAAAAAGGATATGGATTATGTTATTCAAGCATTGAGCTATATTTAG
- a CDS encoding NAD-dependent 4,6-dehydratase LegB — protein sequence MKKVLVTGADGFIGSHLTETLVERGYDVRAFTFYNSFNTWGWLDSLPDEIKKEIEIHPGDIRDPNGVRNAMTGIESVFHLAALIAIPFSYHSPDSYVDTNIKGTLNVLQAARSLGTDKVLITSTSEVYGSAKYVPIDESHPFQGQSPYSATKIGADRLAEAFYRSFSLPVSIVRPFNTYGPRQSARAVIPSIISQLLTGTKEIRLGSLTPTRDFNYVKDTVNGFIEIEESEKTIGEEINIASQTEISIGELASELIRQINPQARIVCEPERMRPEKSEVNRLLGSNKKLKELTAWNQEYSLSLGLKKTIDWMEKNKDKYKTGIYNL from the coding sequence ATGAAAAAGGTTCTGGTTACTGGAGCGGATGGATTTATAGGCAGTCATTTAACAGAAACACTTGTTGAACGGGGATACGATGTAAGAGCGTTTACCTTTTATAATTCCTTCAATACCTGGGGATGGCTGGATTCTCTTCCTGATGAAATAAAGAAGGAAATCGAGATACACCCCGGGGATATCCGGGATCCAAACGGCGTAAGGAACGCCATGACAGGGATAGAATCGGTCTTTCATCTGGCCGCTTTAATCGCAATCCCCTTTAGCTATCACTCTCCTGATTCCTATGTGGATACCAATATAAAGGGAACGTTAAATGTTCTCCAGGCCGCAAGAAGCCTTGGTACGGATAAGGTACTCATCACCTCTACTTCTGAGGTCTATGGCAGCGCCAAATATGTTCCGATTGACGAATCCCATCCCTTTCAGGGACAATCGCCCTATTCCGCTACAAAAATCGGAGCCGACCGTCTGGCAGAAGCCTTTTACAGAAGCTTTTCTCTTCCGGTATCCATTGTCAGGCCATTTAACACTTATGGCCCCAGGCAGTCTGCAAGGGCTGTAATACCGTCCATCATCAGCCAGCTGCTGACTGGGACCAAAGAGATACGCCTTGGCAGTCTGACTCCCACCAGGGATTTTAATTATGTAAAAGATACTGTAAACGGTTTTATTGAAATAGAAGAATCAGAAAAAACCATTGGCGAAGAAATCAACATTGCAAGCCAAACGGAAATCTCCATCGGCGAACTTGCTTCGGAACTGATCCGCCAGATCAATCCCCAGGCCAGGATCGTCTGCGAACCGGAACGGATGCGCCCTGAAAAAAGTGAGGTAAACAGGCTTCTTGGATCAAATAAAAAATTAAAAGAGCTTACAGCCTGGAACCAGGAATACTCTCTTTCCCTTGGCCTAAAAAAAACCATTGACTGGATGGAGAAAAACAAGGATAAGTATAAGACCGGCATCTATAACCTTTAG
- a CDS encoding carboxypeptidase-like regulatory domain-containing protein translates to MQQKITFTGCQIICSGIVTADITLSNNAFILITGTVYSPTGKPLPNAAVEILLVDDSHIPSEEKTLGVTFTLQDGTYGISLPRISEKQYKLIAYSPV, encoded by the coding sequence TTGCAGCAAAAAATAACTTTCACAGGCTGTCAGATCATTTGTTCCGGAATCGTGACAGCAGATATTACCTTATCAAATAACGCGTTTATATTAATCACGGGAACCGTATACAGTCCAACTGGAAAGCCGCTGCCAAACGCTGCGGTTGAAATACTTCTCGTGGATGATTCCCATATCCCTTCTGAGGAAAAAACCTTAGGTGTAACCTTTACACTTCAAGATGGTACTTATGGAATATCACTTCCAAGGATTAGTGAAAAGCAATACAAATTAATTGCTTATTCACCCGTTTAA
- a CDS encoding motility associated factor glycosyltransferase family protein, which yields MKKYKTMDGYHVYRIKKNKKFYFLADQLEYRKEINQLLYTLEDLKFDSLIFLFGIDTGEYLQDLKKLLCAKNRVIIFEPNPVICKKFDSKLADNISLVPFEENQVRQIFDNTIHFKNINNIYFHAFGNYSGVYKEEYDRLIEHLDWTIINAASQVELAKRFKKIFIQNMTANMKVLNQSTPIHHYRSTNLNVPALVVSGGPSLDSNIRDMLNHKDQLDQYFIITGSRTAEALTKNGILPDMIVSVDPVDANFDMMKNCLDLEVPLAFYEYSNRYLVGNYKGDKIFISLLLSQTVKGFEQYQGVYCGGSVAHACIDIANMMGCSPIIFLGQDLAYTYNKHHADSAVFDYDKSLLYGATTIVKDVYGNPVGTTITLDHYRRRLEHYIAIYKDQKRIRFINCSYGADIKGAPHKELSEVFKEETSGRQKKNCLPNQEIQLDSRKTIDSLLCFIEEYRIKASQGLELCEIICSEDQTKSLLNMEETDIDLQRILYILKIVSDFENAADTGYLGGYFSEFVYEMKERTFNMSAMDYEKLTSDLQHQARAFKIYFEKMKEMLEEVKGTILETVTEFYEPHIV from the coding sequence ATGAAAAAATATAAAACAATGGATGGATATCACGTATATCGGATAAAGAAAAATAAGAAGTTCTATTTTCTGGCAGACCAGTTGGAATACAGAAAAGAAATCAATCAGTTATTATATACATTAGAGGATTTAAAATTTGATTCCCTGATCTTTTTATTCGGAATTGATACGGGAGAATATCTTCAAGATCTAAAAAAATTGCTGTGTGCCAAAAACAGGGTGATCATTTTTGAACCAAACCCTGTGATCTGCAAAAAATTCGATTCCAAATTAGCAGACAATATTAGCCTTGTTCCGTTTGAGGAAAATCAGGTAAGACAAATTTTTGACAATACCATTCATTTTAAAAATATCAATAATATTTACTTTCACGCATTCGGCAACTATTCCGGTGTTTATAAGGAAGAATACGACCGTTTGATTGAACATCTGGATTGGACCATCATCAACGCGGCTTCCCAGGTGGAGCTTGCAAAACGGTTTAAAAAAATTTTCATACAAAACATGACTGCAAATATGAAGGTTTTAAATCAGAGCACTCCCATTCACCACTACCGGTCCACCAATCTCAATGTTCCCGCACTTGTGGTCTCCGGAGGCCCTTCCCTGGATTCAAACATCAGGGATATGCTCAATCATAAGGATCAGTTAGACCAGTATTTTATCATTACCGGAAGCAGGACTGCTGAGGCTTTAACGAAAAATGGGATCCTTCCGGATATGATCGTATCCGTAGATCCGGTTGATGCAAACTTTGATATGATGAAGAACTGCCTGGACTTAGAAGTTCCCCTTGCTTTTTATGAATACAGCAACCGATATCTGGTGGGAAATTATAAGGGAGATAAAATCTTTATTTCGCTCCTGCTTTCTCAAACAGTGAAGGGCTTTGAACAATACCAGGGTGTGTACTGCGGAGGTTCGGTCGCCCACGCCTGTATTGATATTGCAAACATGATGGGCTGCTCTCCCATCATATTTTTGGGCCAGGATCTCGCTTATACTTATAATAAACATCATGCAGACAGCGCAGTCTTTGATTATGATAAGAGCCTCCTCTATGGGGCCACAACCATTGTAAAGGATGTATACGGCAATCCGGTCGGGACGACCATCACCCTGGATCATTACAGAAGAAGGCTGGAACATTATATTGCTATTTATAAAGACCAGAAACGAATACGGTTTATCAATTGTTCTTATGGAGCGGATATAAAAGGCGCACCCCATAAGGAGCTGTCGGAAGTATTTAAGGAAGAAACTTCCGGAAGGCAAAAAAAGAATTGCCTCCCAAACCAGGAGATCCAGCTAGACAGCAGGAAGACCATAGACTCCCTTCTTTGCTTCATCGAAGAATACCGGATAAAGGCAAGCCAGGGCCTGGAGTTATGTGAAATCATATGCTCTGAAGACCAGACAAAATCTCTGCTCAATATGGAAGAAACGGATATTGACCTGCAGCGGATCTTATATATTCTAAAGATTGTAAGTGATTTTGAAAATGCTGCTGACACCGGATATTTAGGAGGATATTTCAGCGAATTCGTTTATGAAATGAAGGAAAGAACGTTTAACATGTCTGCTATGGATTATGAGAAGCTGACATCTGATCTGCAGCATCAGGCAAGAGCTTTTAAGATATATTTTGAAAAAATGAAAGAAATGCTTGAAGAAGTAAAGGGAACCATTTTGGAAACGGTAACAGAATTCTATGAACCGCATATAGTTTAA
- a CDS encoding methyl-accepting chemotaxis protein has translation MNLKGIRRKIILNTLIVTIIISVVTTIVLSVSAMSLTNLTLMETLMPFAKTASKSIESSLHIMADRIFMIGENHELTSEEATLEEKHQVLDKATSGIEFVWLALYTREGRLYTGNGNSPSDISGGDLFKKMQETQNLVIGDTSVGENGLEVSVGMPITTEKNNTFYLVGSYKYDMLDDVISSIHIGYSGHAFVMNESGQVVAYPDTDLIKSGENVYSLYKDNGKLLEVFDAMKSGRIGSASVSLDGKDTLVVYAPVRGANWYLAIITPKSDFTNIVNTAVMINIGITITLTLLAILFIARFAGKISKSLRSVTERIQKLAQGDLTSPVEVMMTNDEAQTLSNSLKETIEQVSGYISQLQNALERLSAGNLDVSVSDQFAGDFVVMKDSIHNITDFLNLLINDLQRSAETLNHAAQEVSQSALLMNESSGHQSMSIDRLVEETDSISKDIVIVDEHARTARELMEQSMEKLSMGDEHMENTLQAMENISHNAAEITKITKFLEEIAFQTNLLALNASVEAAHAGEAGKGFAVVANEIRDLAEKSAESSKRTAEMIVHSQQAIEEGVRYADLTAHFLNELTDISKQTYEITEDLAKLVGNEKLSLENASLDISQISRHARQNLESSSAVASLSGDLAQQAQSLEEMSGRFRLRSGSERRDGQ, from the coding sequence ATGAATTTAAAAGGAATTCGGCGGAAGATCATCTTAAATACATTGATTGTCACCATCATTATTTCTGTGGTTACAACCATTGTATTGTCCGTATCCGCCATGTCTCTGACCAATCTCACATTGATGGAAACCCTCATGCCTTTTGCTAAAACTGCTTCAAAAAGCATTGAAAGCAGTCTGCATATCATGGCAGACCGTATATTTATGATTGGGGAAAATCATGAACTGACATCAGAGGAAGCGACACTTGAGGAAAAACACCAGGTTCTTGACAAGGCCACATCTGGAATAGAATTTGTATGGCTGGCTCTATACACCCGGGAAGGCAGACTGTATACGGGCAACGGAAACAGCCCTTCTGATATTTCAGGAGGAGATTTATTCAAAAAGATGCAGGAAACTCAAAATCTTGTGATCGGGGATACTTCTGTCGGGGAAAATGGACTTGAAGTATCTGTGGGAATGCCCATAACCACAGAAAAGAATAACACCTTTTATCTGGTTGGAAGTTATAAGTATGACATGCTTGATGATGTGATCAGCAGTATACATATTGGCTACAGCGGCCACGCTTTTGTTATGAACGAAAGCGGCCAGGTGGTCGCTTACCCTGATACAGATTTAATTAAGAGCGGAGAGAATGTATATTCTCTTTATAAGGATAATGGAAAGCTCCTGGAAGTATTTGATGCAATGAAATCAGGAAGGATCGGATCCGCTTCTGTGTCCTTAGATGGGAAGGATACTCTTGTGGTCTATGCACCTGTACGAGGAGCTAACTGGTATTTAGCCATCATAACGCCAAAATCAGACTTTACGAATATCGTAAACACTGCCGTTATGATCAATATAGGCATTACCATAACCCTTACCCTGCTTGCAATTTTATTTATAGCCCGGTTTGCAGGAAAAATCTCAAAGTCTTTGAGAAGTGTAACAGAGCGGATACAGAAGCTGGCTCAAGGAGATTTGACAAGCCCTGTGGAAGTGATGATGACAAACGATGAGGCCCAGACCCTTTCCAATTCGCTGAAAGAAACCATAGAACAGGTGAGCGGATACATTTCCCAGCTTCAAAATGCCCTGGAACGGCTTTCCGCCGGCAATTTAGACGTCAGCGTCAGCGATCAGTTTGCAGGAGATTTTGTGGTTATGAAAGATTCCATTCATAATATTACGGATTTCTTAAACCTGTTGATCAATGATCTTCAGCGGTCGGCTGAAACCCTGAACCATGCTGCCCAGGAGGTATCCCAAAGCGCCCTCCTTATGAATGAATCTTCCGGCCATCAGTCCATGTCCATTGACCGGCTCGTGGAGGAGACAGACTCCATCTCAAAAGACATTGTCATTGTGGATGAGCATGCAAGAACCGCCCGTGAACTTATGGAGCAGTCCATGGAAAAGCTGTCAATGGGCGATGAACATATGGAGAATACCCTTCAGGCAATGGAGAATATCAGCCATAATGCGGCCGAAATAACAAAAATCACAAAATTCCTGGAAGAAATAGCATTCCAGACAAACCTTCTGGCCCTGAATGCAAGCGTTGAAGCCGCCCATGCAGGTGAAGCAGGAAAAGGGTTTGCCGTAGTGGCAAATGAAATCCGTGATCTTGCTGAAAAAAGTGCGGAATCTTCAAAGCGTACTGCCGAGATGATCGTACATTCCCAACAGGCGATTGAAGAGGGGGTCAGGTATGCCGATCTTACCGCTCATTTTTTAAATGAGCTGACGGATATCTCCAAGCAGACCTATGAGATAACAGAAGACCTGGCAAAACTTGTGGGAAATGAGAAATTAAGCCTTGAGAATGCGTCTCTTGACATCTCCCAGATATCCCGGCACGCCCGCCAAAACCTTGAATCAAGCAGCGCTGTGGCTTCTTTAAGCGGGGATCTGGCACAACAGGCTCAAAGTCTTGAAGAAATGTCCGGGCGTTTCCGTCTTCGTTCCGGTTCCGAAAGGAGGGATGGACAATGA
- a CDS encoding carboxypeptidase-like regulatory domain-containing protein: MNCFKKSSLKINGAKLQSHPEYHFDIHLEKQKFQVINGTVYSENQKPCAGAAVRITQIDCRDNTSSLLGYTLTDENGYYLFSMKAKTNMKYELAVYAPLL; encoded by the coding sequence ATGAACTGCTTCAAAAAGTCTTCTTTAAAAATAAACGGAGCTAAACTCCAATCCCACCCGGAATATCATTTTGACATCCACTTAGAAAAACAGAAATTCCAGGTCATCAATGGGACCGTATACAGTGAGAACCAGAAGCCTTGTGCAGGAGCTGCGGTCCGGATCACCCAGATCGACTGCAGGGATAACACCAGTAGCCTGCTGGGTTATACCTTGACGGATGAGAATGGGTATTATTTATTCTCGATGAAAGCAAAGACCAATATGAAGTATGAATTAGCGGTCTATGCTCCCCTTCTCTGA
- a CDS encoding FMN-binding protein, whose protein sequence is MIQRKRFIMVFLVLMTMLSISGCKKEESRLEDGFYTVEMSDYINGWKEFVTIRVSGSKIVTVEYNAKNSSGFIKSWDIPYMRNMLDKKGTYPNRYTRTYAADFLAAQSNKGIDAVSGASVSGGNFQKMASLLMEKARKGDDSLGIVETNQ, encoded by the coding sequence ATGATTCAAAGAAAACGCTTTATCATGGTCTTCCTTGTTCTTATGACTATGCTTTCCATAAGCGGCTGTAAAAAAGAGGAAAGCAGGCTTGAGGATGGCTTTTACACGGTAGAAATGTCGGATTACATCAATGGCTGGAAGGAATTTGTTACCATCCGGGTCAGCGGCAGTAAAATCGTTACGGTTGAGTACAATGCTAAAAATTCAAGCGGATTCATCAAATCCTGGGACATTCCCTATATGCGCAATATGCTCGATAAAAAAGGGACATACCCAAACCGCTATACTCGCACATATGCAGCTGATTTCCTGGCAGCACAAAGCAACAAGGGTATCGATGCTGTAAGCGGTGCCTCTGTTTCGGGAGGTAATTTCCAAAAAATGGCCTCTCTTTTGATGGAAAAGGCAAGAAAGGGAGACGACTCTCTCGGTATCGTAGAAACTAATCAATAG
- a CDS encoding nucleotidyltransferase family protein — protein sequence MEVRKFIIAPDVSIREAIRQLDQTARKILVVEENNKLAGVLTDGDIRRWILKNKDISMPVRLIMNTAPVVIKKEKSHLALEIMKEKQIEGLPLVNDNNEVTDILFWNELNDHNPGCQKKTQTPAVIMAGGRGSRLYPYTKIIPKPLIPIGDTPIVERIMNQMMEYGFYEFYLTINYKKELIKAYFNDDHRYHLHLIEEADPLGTAGSLNLVKKNIKGSFLVSNCDILVDVNYTKLLIYHNTHKNKITVVTAMKSYEIPYGVVTLGENGSVDALNEKPRYELLVSTGLYVLEEEILKYIPQDQYFDMTDLIRKCLKNGEQVGAYPVMDSAWLDMGEFSEMKKMAERMKL from the coding sequence ATGGAAGTTCGTAAATTTATTATTGCACCGGATGTTTCTATTCGGGAGGCAATCAGACAATTGGACCAGACAGCAAGAAAAATCCTTGTTGTTGAAGAAAATAATAAGCTGGCCGGTGTTCTCACAGACGGGGATATCAGGCGGTGGATATTAAAGAATAAGGATATTTCCATGCCGGTACGCCTGATCATGAATACTGCCCCTGTTGTTATAAAAAAAGAGAAAAGCCATCTGGCGCTGGAGATCATGAAAGAAAAGCAAATCGAAGGGCTGCCCCTGGTAAATGATAACAATGAGGTCACCGATATCCTGTTTTGGAATGAGCTGAACGATCATAATCCGGGCTGCCAAAAGAAAACCCAGACACCGGCAGTCATCATGGCAGGAGGCAGGGGTTCCCGGCTATATCCCTATACAAAGATCATTCCAAAGCCTCTGATTCCAATCGGCGATACCCCCATTGTAGAACGGATTATGAATCAGATGATGGAATATGGGTTTTATGAATTCTATCTTACCATAAACTATAAAAAAGAGCTTATAAAAGCCTATTTTAACGATGACCATCGCTATCATCTCCACCTGATTGAAGAGGCTGATCCCTTAGGAACAGCCGGGTCCTTAAACCTGGTCAAAAAGAATATAAAGGGAAGTTTTCTTGTAAGCAACTGCGACATTTTAGTTGATGTCAATTACACCAAGCTTCTTATTTATCACAATACCCATAAAAACAAGATCACAGTTGTTACAGCCATGAAGAGCTATGAGATTCCCTATGGGGTGGTTACCTTAGGCGAAAACGGATCCGTTGATGCCTTAAACGAAAAGCCCAGATATGAGCTGTTAGTGAGTACCGGTCTTTATGTATTAGAGGAGGAAATCTTAAAATACATCCCTCAGGACCAGTATTTTGATATGACAGATTTGATCCGCAAATGCTTAAAAAACGGGGAGCAGGTAGGCGCCTATCCGGTCATGGACAGCGCCTGGCTGGATATGGGGGAATTCAGCGAAATGAAAAAAATGGCCGAGAGAATGAAATTATGA
- a CDS encoding acetyltransferase — translation MKEELILIGGGGHAESIIDTIRGLEKYKITGILDRSKKAGTEVLGIKIIGSDEDLAGWFNRGIKNAVISVGSIGNPGPRRTLYEQCKKIGYELPNILDKSSILSETLKIGEGNFIGKGVLINSNVTVGNGTIINTGAIVEHGCRIDDFVHIAPGSVLCGNVLVRANSHIGSHSTIIQGVTIGNDTIIGAGSLVLKNISSNMLAYGSPAKEVAYHE, via the coding sequence ATGAAAGAGGAACTGATTCTGATCGGCGGAGGCGGTCATGCGGAAAGCATCATCGATACCATCAGAGGACTGGAAAAATATAAGATCACCGGCATTCTGGACCGCAGCAAAAAAGCGGGTACAGAGGTCCTGGGCATAAAGATCATAGGAAGTGATGAGGATTTAGCCGGCTGGTTTAACCGGGGAATTAAGAATGCGGTGATCTCCGTAGGAAGCATTGGAAATCCGGGACCAAGGCGGACGCTATACGAGCAGTGCAAGAAAATAGGCTATGAATTACCCAATATCCTGGATAAAAGCTCCATCCTTTCCGAAACTCTTAAAATCGGGGAAGGGAACTTTATCGGTAAGGGGGTCCTTATTAATTCCAATGTTACCGTAGGAAATGGAACGATCATTAATACGGGAGCCATCGTTGAACATGGCTGCAGGATTGATGACTTTGTCCATATCGCACCCGGAAGCGTCTTATGCGGAAATGTCCTGGTCAGGGCCAATTCCCATATCGGATCCCATTCCACCATCATACAAGGCGTTACCATAGGGAATGACACCATAATCGGCGCCGGGAGTCTTGTATTAAAAAATATATCATCAAATATGCTGGCTTATGGAAGTCCGGCAAAGGAGGTAGCTTACCATGAGTAA
- a CDS encoding DUF3793 family protein, producing MKTGGGMDMLLERNLIEYCSPTLASIKTANLFSHPFSSEMDLESQLSLLNGQLGEKGISLLLLCRRGNKALIYVYRKAHLKADLSRPEVGKFLQAYGYEHMEVEAALKRLKERLNQEGEFPHEIGVFLGYPLGDVVGFIQNGGKNCKCTGCWKVYSDECEAVKLFARYKKCRRMYVNQWQNGRSIWQLTVASSGK from the coding sequence ATGAAAACAGGCGGAGGTATGGATATGCTGCTGGAAAGGAATCTAATTGAATATTGTTCCCCCACACTGGCCTCCATTAAGACGGCAAACTTATTCAGCCATCCCTTTTCCTCGGAGATGGACTTGGAAAGCCAGCTCTCCCTCTTAAACGGCCAACTGGGAGAGAAGGGAATATCCTTGCTTTTGTTATGCAGGCGCGGGAATAAGGCACTAATCTATGTCTACCGGAAAGCCCATTTGAAGGCTGATTTAAGCCGGCCGGAAGTGGGGAAGTTTCTGCAGGCCTACGGCTATGAGCATATGGAAGTGGAGGCAGCTTTAAAAAGGCTTAAGGAAAGGCTGAATCAGGAAGGGGAATTTCCTCATGAGATCGGGGTCTTTCTCGGCTATCCCCTGGGGGATGTGGTGGGATTTATCCAAAACGGAGGAAAGAACTGCAAATGCACCGGATGCTGGAAAGTGTATTCCGATGAGTGTGAGGCGGTGAAATTATTTGCCAGATACAAAAAGTGCAGGAGAATGTATGTGAACCAGTGGCAGAATGGCAGGTCCATCTGGCAGCTCACAGTAGCATCTTCCGGAAAATAG